From a region of the Falco cherrug isolate bFalChe1 chromosome 9, bFalChe1.pri, whole genome shotgun sequence genome:
- the GBGT1 gene encoding LOW QUALITY PROTEIN: globoside alpha-1,3-N-acetylgalactosaminyltransferase 1 (The sequence of the model RefSeq protein was modified relative to this genomic sequence to represent the inferred CDS: inserted 3 bases in 2 codons) produces the protein MISRKVVGSFVCMLVVTVFIWVMAWNRKVHYLPYYLPCPEIFSMKLQYTEEKLIQLFPQLFYQQPRVLAPERQDVLTVTPWLAPIVWEGTFNSEIXYRPLNLTIGETAFTTGKYTRFVGHFLESAEKHFMKGYRVNYYIFTDNPKTIPNVQLQPGRRLVIVPIKKYPSWQEISMRRMEAINKHIAEMSHQELDYLFCLDIDMVLYNAWXPETLGDTVAAIHPGYFNVPRSQFPYERRRSSAGYIPDGEGDFYYGGAVFGGLVQQVYELTKTCHMTILTDKANGIMAAWQEESHLNRHFISHKPSKVLSPEYLWDDRKPKPPEIHLIRFSTVDKNYKEIRA, from the exons ATGATTTCCAGGAAAGTGGTGGGATCTTTTGTCTGTATGCTTGTTGTTACCGTGTTTATCTG GGTTATGGCTTGGAATAGAAAAGTGCACTACCTCCCATATTATCTGCCTTGCCCTGAAATCTT CTCCATGAAACTTCAatatacagaagaaaagttAATCCAACTTTTCCCACA GTTATTTTATCAGCAGCCAAGAGTGCTGGCTCCAGA gcGTCAGGATGTGCTGACAGTCACACCATGGCTGGCCCCCATTGTCTGGGAAGGAACCTTCAATTCTGAGAT CTACAGGCCACTGAATCTCACCATAGGGGAGACAGCCTTCACCACTGGAAA ATACACAAGGTTTGTGGGCCACTTCTTGGAGTCAGCAGAGAAGCATTTCATGAAAGGCTATCGGGTGAACTATTATATCTTCACTGACAACCCCAAGACAATTCCCAATGTCCAGCTGCAACCTGGACGAAGGCTTGTCATTGTCCCCATCAAGAAATACCCCAGCTGGCAAGAGATCTCCATGCGCAGGATGGAGGCCATAAACAAGCACATAGCTGAGATGAGCCACCAGGAGTTGGACTACCTCTTCTGCCTGGACATTGATATGGTGTTGTACAACGCCT GGCCTGAAACCCTGGGTGATACAGTGGCAGCCATACACCCTGGTTATTTCAATGTCCCTCGAAGCCAGTTCCCTTATGAGAGGAGGAGATCTTCAGCAGGCTACATCCCTGATGGAGAAGGGGACTTCTACTATGGAGGAGCTGTGTTTGGAGGGCTGGTCCAGCAAGTCTATGAGCTCACCAAGACTTGCCACATGACCATCCTGACGGACAAAGCCAATGGGATCATGGCAGCCTGGCAGGAAGAAAGTCATCTCAATAGGCACTTCATCTCCCACAAACCCTCCAAGGTGCTTTCTCCAGAGTATTTATGGGATGACAGGAAACCAAAACCCCCTGAAATTCACCTCATACGTTTTTCCACAGTGGataagaactacaaagagatACGAGCTTGA